From the genome of Chloroflexota bacterium:
CGCTGACTGCGACACCGGCTACGGCAACGCCATCAACGTCTGGCGCGCCGTCCGCGACTACGAGTCCATCGGCGTCAGCGGGGTGCACATAGAGGATCAGGTCTTCCCCAAGAAGTGCGGCTTTTTCGCCGGCAAGGACGTCATCCCCATGGAGGAGCACGTCCAGAAGGTCCGCGCCGCCCTCGACGCCCGCCGCGACCCTGACTTCGTCATCATCGCGCGCACCGACGCATTGGCAGTAAATGGATGGGAGGACACCGTCCGCCGATGCCGAGCCTACTACGCAGCCGGCGCGGATCTCGTTTTCGTGGACGGCGTCAAGACAAAGGAAGACCTCGAGACCTACGCCACGGAGTTGGCAGGCATCCCCAAGGTCTTCAATGGCGCAGACCCCGTCGCGACGACCGGCGAGGTCGCCGCCCACGACTTCAAGCTCATGCTCGCCGGCTACACCCTCACCGTAGTCTATGACGCAGTAAAGCGAGCAATGGAAGAGATCCGGGACACCGGCGCAATCAGCGCCCCCCAGCACCGCACAGAGATAGCCAACCTGCTGGGCCTCCAGCGCATCTACGATATGGAGGTGGAGTACGCGGTCTAGGGGCTAAGGCGTGGGCAACGGAAGAAGGTCGGCGTCAAAGCCCATGAACACACCAGGTCGCATCCGGTCGGCGGTCTCTTGACCCTACTGTGGCGCTGAGGTGGATCGGCTGGAGGCTGGCGTCCGGGCCTTCACCCAAGCGCGAATGGCTTCCTGCGCCACCTCAATCTCGTTCTTGTCCTCGCATATCGCCAGCTCGCTCAGGCCGGCGATTTCCTCGCTTGCAAGGGGAACGGACAGAACGACGGTGCCCGGCCGCTTGCCGGTCATCTGGTCAGTCACATCTTCACCAAGGGCGAACTCTCGTTCAAAGTCTTCAGTCATGACGCTTGGTACCCCCTGTAGCGTTCCCGATGATGGGCGTTCCCCTCAAACGCCGAAATTGGATTCCACGTTCCCTCCGGGGCTCCCTTCACGATAGGAACAACTATGATCCGGCCCGCCCTTGTCTCGCCCACCATTACCACTGGTGCCCTGCGCTGCTCTCCTCGGTTGAAATAGAACCGGGGCAGGCCGTTGAAGACCTCTTGAAGCTCCGCAAGAGTGACGAAATGCTTGTCGTAGCGGCGTCTGCGTGAGGCCATATGCTCCGCAAATGCAGCGTCGACCTCCACTGCGTCTATTCTACCAAAGGCTTCGATAATTGCCTGCAGGTCGTCTTGACTGCTCTGTTCGGTCATGCGTATTCGGTGCAACCGCCCTGTGGCGGTTCGACGCCCTCCCCTCGATTACCTTGGATTCGCCGTCTCCCTGCACCTACCCTGCCGCCCTACCCGGCCGAGTTTCTGTTCGCCAA
Proteins encoded in this window:
- a CDS encoding isocitrate lyase/PEP mutase family protein; the protein is MTDTRTARLRAMLRAEGMVVAPFCLNALHAKIAESVGFEAVYMTGSGTSAEKGFADVGLLTQSEMVANARYIADAVQVPVVADCDTGYGNAINVWRAVRDYESIGVSGVHIEDQVFPKKCGFFAGKDVIPMEEHVQKVRAALDARRDPDFVIIARTDALAVNGWEDTVRRCRAYYAAGADLVFVDGVKTKEDLETYATELAGIPKVFNGADPVATTGEVAAHDFKLMLAGYTLTVVYDAVKRAMEEIRDTGAISAPQHRTEIANLLGLQRIYDMEVEYAV